From one Rhopalosiphum padi isolate XX-2018 chromosome 2, ASM2088224v1, whole genome shotgun sequence genomic stretch:
- the LOC132919219 gene encoding class E basic helix-loop-helix protein 40-like isoform X3: protein MVSDMIITHHENAMKDRLSGKSHTVSMQMTPHMNTEQCNNLEGEMQQLTERTGSHRNQAKNITKEDPMSHRIIEKRRRDRMNNCLADLSRLIPAEYMKKGRGRVEKTEIIEMAIKHMKYLQSNVCSTVENQPPPCSTEESTEPVEIEKSENSTPGEPDNSILMPDQYKMGFLECLTETMQYLVEGHGYPPNHGFCLSLINHLQQHCAQIVKGKQVIHDVMKQEVILEVNKFNANVLTYLDGDGAYDESGQQKNSSTNSKSHTSVNTSYDQTLTDKCSMSFTTDSYSSSGSMYKFKTDIKQRFSAENSGEDLADYYEPAKKRCRKESSDCTEDRQEVPIFALHANGSYYIPLTVNRDIIPPVLDHALTENRSSVIVHPISISVNFQATNQF from the exons ATGGTGTCGGACATGATAATAACGCACCACGAAAACGCCATGAAGGACAGACTGTCCGGAAAATCACATACCGTTTCAATGCAAATGACACCACACATGAACACGGAGCAATGCAATAATCTCGAAGGGGAAATGCAACAGCTCACCGAGAGAACTGGATCGCACCGAAATCAGGCGAAGAATATCACCAAAGAG GACCCAATGTCACATCGTATAATAGAAAAACGGCGACGCGATCGAATGAATAATTGTCTAGCTGATCTGTCACGGCTCATACCAGCCGAATACATGAAAAAAGGTCGAGGCCGAGTTGAAAAAACCGAAATAATTGAAATGGCAATCAAACACATGAAATATCTCCAATCTAACGTCTGCTCGACGG TAGAAAATCAGCCACCACCATGTAGTACAGAAGAATCTACGGAACCAGTGGAAATTGAAAAGTCAGAAAATTCCACCCCAGGAGAACCCGATAACTCCATTTTGATGCCAGACCAGTACAAGATGGGGTTTTTGGAATGTCTAACAGAGACCATGCAGTATCTCGTCGAGGGACACGGGTATCCGCCCAACCACGGATTCTGCTTGTCGCTTATCAACCACTTGCAACAGCATTGTGCTCAAATTGTcaaag GGAAACAAGTGATCCATGACGTGATGAAACAAGAGGTTATACTAGAAGTGAACAAATTCAACGCAAACGTGCTAACATACCTGGACGGGGACGGGGCCTACGACGAGAGCGGTCAACAAAAAAATTCTTCAACGAACTCAAAGTCTCATACGTCAGTTAACACGTCATACGATCAG ACACTGACGGACAAGTGCAGTATGTCGTTCACAACAGACTCGTATTCATCCAGCGGGTCCATGTACAAGTTCAAGACGGACATCAAACAGCGTTTCAGCGCCGAGAACAGTGGCGAGGACCTGGCCGATTACTATGAGCCCGCAAAGAAACGATGCCGGAAAGAATCGTCCGACTGTACTGAAGATAGACAAGAGGTGCCGATATTCGCGCTGCACGCCAACGggtcatattatataccattaacAGTCAATAGGGACATCATACCACCCGTCTTGGACCACGCGCTGACCGAAAACCGTTCGTCGGTCATCGTTCACCCGATATCGATTTCGGTCAACTTCCAAGCGACTAATCAGTTTTGA